In one Pseudomonas fitomaticsae genomic region, the following are encoded:
- a CDS encoding FtsX-like permease family protein encodes MKVFRHALMALLSHWRRHPVQFFSVLTGLWLATSLLTGVEALNSQARDSYARASQLIGGEPQASLSTPNGATFPQQWFVDLRRLGWPVSPVLQGRLILKGHENQRLQLMGIEPVSLPGDSAVAGQAMPIERIVEFFSPPGSTWVSPETLRALNLAEGATPATETGQTLPPLHAQTDMAPGVLLVDIGAAQRVLEQPDQLSRLLLPKDFHADVPAAFKGQLQLKSSGEENNLARLTESFHLNLDALGFLSFIVGLFIVHAAIGLALEQRRGLLRTLRACGVSARMLIACLIVELGALALIGGLFGVVSGYWLASVLLPDVAASLRGLYGAEVAGQLRLSPWWWFSGIGLSLLGALLAGANSLLRAARLPLLAVADPQAWHQQHARWLRRQGWVAGICAAIALAALVWGNSLASGFVLMAGLLLGAALALPVLLSALLNGLLGRSRSVLGQWFLADCRQQLPALSLALMALLLAMAANIGAGSMTAGFRQTFNDWLEQRLTAELYLNPSNPAQARELYTWLKQQPNVTAIMPNWQVSVTLQGWPADVFGIIDHPHYRQHWPLLESRGDDPWAALAKDDAVMLSEQLARRLKVTPGDHLTIPTPGGSWSPRIVGIYADYGNPKGHVLVNSNHLLRGWPQLTPNRFNLRIDPPNIPALLTALQARFQLDDSRIVDQARLKGWSVQVFERTFAATAALNSLTLAVAGVALFISLLTQSQSRLGQLAPLWALGVTRRQLMLLNLGQTWLLALLTLVLALPLGIGLAWCLDAVINVQAFGWRLPLRVFPLQLLQLMGLALLATLLASAWPLYSLYRTQPADLLRTFAHED; translated from the coding sequence GTGAAGGTTTTCCGCCACGCGCTGATGGCGCTGCTCAGTCACTGGCGGCGCCATCCGGTGCAGTTTTTCAGTGTGCTGACCGGGTTGTGGCTGGCCACCAGCCTGTTGACCGGCGTGGAAGCACTCAACAGTCAGGCGCGAGACAGTTACGCCCGGGCCAGCCAGTTGATTGGCGGCGAACCCCAGGCCAGCCTCAGCACGCCGAACGGCGCGACGTTCCCGCAACAATGGTTCGTTGATCTGCGGCGTCTGGGCTGGCCGGTGTCGCCGGTGCTGCAAGGGCGCCTGATTCTCAAAGGTCACGAAAACCAGCGTCTGCAATTGATGGGCATCGAGCCTGTGTCCTTGCCCGGCGACAGCGCGGTGGCCGGGCAGGCGATGCCGATCGAGCGCATCGTCGAGTTCTTCAGCCCGCCGGGCAGCACCTGGGTTTCTCCCGAAACCTTGCGAGCGCTGAATCTCGCCGAGGGCGCGACGCCAGCCACCGAAACCGGCCAGACATTGCCGCCGCTGCACGCGCAAACCGACATGGCTCCCGGCGTGCTGCTGGTGGACATTGGCGCCGCTCAGCGCGTGCTCGAACAACCCGATCAACTGTCGCGTCTGCTGCTGCCGAAGGATTTTCACGCCGACGTCCCGGCCGCGTTCAAAGGCCAGTTACAGCTCAAAAGCAGTGGTGAGGAAAACAACCTGGCGCGACTGACCGAAAGCTTCCACCTCAACCTCGATGCCCTTGGTTTTCTTTCGTTCATCGTTGGATTGTTCATTGTCCACGCGGCTATCGGTCTGGCGCTGGAACAGCGCCGGGGATTGCTGCGCACCTTGCGAGCCTGCGGGGTCAGCGCGCGGATGCTGATCGCTTGCCTGATCGTCGAACTCGGCGCACTGGCGTTGATCGGCGGGTTGTTTGGCGTGGTCAGCGGTTACTGGCTGGCGAGTGTGCTGTTGCCGGACGTCGCGGCCAGCCTGCGCGGTCTGTACGGCGCGGAAGTGGCGGGGCAGTTGCGCCTGAGTCCTTGGTGGTGGTTCAGCGGCATCGGTTTGAGCCTGCTCGGCGCGTTGCTGGCGGGGGCCAACAGTTTGCTGCGGGCGGCGCGTCTGCCGTTGCTGGCGGTGGCGGATCCGCAGGCCTGGCATCAACAACATGCGCGCTGGTTGCGGCGTCAGGGTTGGGTCGCGGGTATCTGTGCAGCGATTGCGCTGGCGGCGCTGGTGTGGGGCAACAGCCTGGCCAGCGGGTTTGTGTTGATGGCGGGGTTGTTGCTCGGCGCCGCGCTGGCGTTGCCGGTGTTGCTCAGTGCGCTGCTCAACGGTTTGCTCGGGCGTAGCCGCTCGGTGCTCGGGCAATGGTTTCTCGCCGATTGCCGCCAGCAATTGCCGGCGCTGAGCCTGGCCTTGATGGCGCTGCTGCTGGCGATGGCGGCGAACATCGGCGCCGGCAGCATGACCGCCGGTTTCCGCCAGACCTTCAACGACTGGCTCGAACAACGGCTCACCGCCGAGCTCTATCTGAACCCGAGCAACCCGGCTCAGGCGCGAGAGCTGTACACCTGGCTCAAACAGCAACCGAACGTCACCGCGATCATGCCCAACTGGCAGGTTTCGGTGACGCTGCAAGGCTGGCCGGCGGACGTGTTCGGGATCATCGATCATCCACACTATCGCCAGCACTGGCCGTTGCTCGAATCTCGAGGAGACGACCCGTGGGCGGCGCTGGCCAAGGACGATGCGGTGATGCTCAGCGAACAACTGGCGCGTCGCTTGAAAGTGACGCCGGGCGATCACCTGACGATTCCCACGCCGGGCGGGTCGTGGTCACCGCGCATCGTCGGCATCTACGCCGACTACGGCAATCCCAAGGGCCATGTGCTGGTCAACAGCAATCATCTGTTGCGCGGCTGGCCGCAGCTGACGCCGAACCGTTTCAACCTGCGCATCGACCCGCCGAACATCCCGGCGCTGCTCACGGCCTTGCAGGCACGCTTCCAGCTCGACGACAGCCGCATCGTCGATCAGGCGCGGCTCAAGGGTTGGTCGGTGCAAGTCTTCGAACGCACCTTCGCCGCGACCGCCGCGCTGAATAGCCTGACGTTGGCCGTCGCCGGTGTGGCGCTGTTCATCAGCCTGCTGACCCAGAGCCAGAGCCGTCTCGGCCAGCTCGCTCCGTTATGGGCCCTGGGTGTGACGCGACGGCAGTTGATGCTGCTCAATCTCGGGCAAACGTGGCTGCTGGCGCTGCTGACGCTGGTGCTGGCCTTACCGTTGGGCATCGGCCTGGCGTGGTGCCTGGACGCGGTGATCAACGTTCAGGCCTTTGGCTGGCGTCTGCCGTTGCGGGTGTTTCCATTGCAGTTGCTGCAACTGATGGGGCTGGCGCTGCTGGCGACGTTGCTGGCCTCGGCGTGGCCGCTGTATTCGCTGTACCGCACGCAACCGGCGGACTTGCTGAGGACGTTTGCCCATGAGGATTAG
- a CDS encoding lipocalin-like domain-containing protein, whose translation MRIRLAAVFLTLLLSGCDNPASEQKGFAGMGAQAQAFTPVVPGRVFSFPADHGAHDGFRIEWWYVTANLKDAQGNDFGVQWTLFRSALNASPQQPGWANQTIWLGHAAVTSASVHHAAERYARGGVGQAGVRAAPFEAWIDDWRFVSQASDPLADLQLSARDKNFSYQLRLTSSRPLVLQGDKGFSQKSEQGQASYYYSQPFFQASGTLQIDGQTYTVNGPAWLDREWSSQPLTANQTGWDWFSLHLDSGEHVMLYRMRQKEGAPYLTGTWIAADGQTETLHAEQIKLTPQDTANVAGRSMPVRWSIGIAEKNLQITLDAINPDAWMNLRIPYWEGPVRLSGNRGGQGYLEMTGY comes from the coding sequence ATGAGGATTAGGTTGGCGGCGGTGTTTCTGACGTTGTTGCTCAGTGGTTGCGACAACCCGGCTTCGGAGCAGAAGGGTTTTGCCGGGATGGGTGCTCAGGCGCAGGCGTTTACACCAGTGGTGCCGGGGCGGGTGTTTAGCTTCCCGGCGGATCACGGCGCCCATGACGGTTTTCGCATTGAATGGTGGTATGTGACGGCCAATCTGAAGGATGCGCAGGGCAACGATTTCGGCGTGCAGTGGACGTTGTTTCGCAGCGCCCTGAATGCCTCGCCGCAGCAGCCGGGCTGGGCCAACCAGACGATCTGGCTCGGGCATGCAGCGGTGACCTCGGCCAGCGTCCACCACGCCGCCGAGCGTTACGCCCGTGGCGGCGTCGGGCAGGCAGGCGTGCGTGCAGCGCCGTTCGAGGCGTGGATCGACGACTGGCGTTTCGTCAGTCAGGCGAGCGATCCGCTGGCCGACCTGCAACTGAGCGCCCGGGACAAGAACTTCAGCTACCAGTTGCGCCTGACCTCCAGTCGCCCACTGGTGCTGCAGGGCGACAAGGGTTTCAGCCAGAAATCCGAGCAGGGCCAGGCGTCGTATTACTACAGCCAGCCGTTTTTCCAGGCCAGCGGCACACTGCAGATCGACGGCCAGACCTACACCGTCAACGGCCCTGCCTGGCTCGATCGCGAATGGAGCAGCCAGCCGCTGACCGCCAATCAGACGGGCTGGGACTGGTTCTCCCTGCATCTGGACAGCGGCGAACACGTCATGCTGTACCGCATGCGCCAGAAGGAAGGGGCGCCGTATCTCACCGGCACGTGGATTGCCGCCGATGGCCAGACCGAAACCCTGCACGCCGAGCAGATCAAGCTGACCCCGCAAGACACTGCGAACGTTGCCGGCCGTTCGATGCCGGTGCGCTGGTCGATCGGCATTGCGGAAAAAAATCTGCAGATCACCCTCGATGCAATCAACCCCGACGCCTGGATGAACCTGCGCATTCCGTATTGGGAAGGGCCGGTGCGCTTGAGCGGCAACCGGGGCGGGCAAGGTTATCTGGAGATGACCGGGTACTGA
- a CDS encoding glycosyltransferase family 2 protein — protein sequence MSAIDSTTKQLPAFSLVLVNYKTPEITRMCLEFLQQYVKEHQIPVWVVDNDSADESLIYLRSLDWINLIERPSPGKEAGHIAHGKALDLALAKVETDYLFLLHTDTFVFDSTVFSMMMNECMQSLDTAAVGCVEQLDRGVLRDTWRLSSRYFKHYFRRAKQQLGLPSRDPKPYRETHLKSFCTLWNARLIKAHGLHFSMDDRVPGYTLQDRLSSLGYGIKCLSPRTIFRYLDHIQAGTVAATGVYGANHRRTTMYQETLKRLQLQRGMRPAKS from the coding sequence ATGAGTGCAATCGATTCCACCACAAAACAACTGCCCGCCTTCAGTCTTGTATTGGTCAATTACAAGACGCCGGAAATAACCCGGATGTGCCTGGAGTTTCTCCAGCAATACGTCAAGGAGCATCAAATTCCGGTGTGGGTGGTGGACAACGATTCCGCCGATGAAAGCCTGATCTACTTGCGGTCTCTGGACTGGATCAACTTGATCGAGCGCCCTTCACCCGGCAAGGAAGCGGGACATATTGCTCATGGCAAGGCACTTGATCTGGCACTTGCGAAAGTTGAAACCGATTACCTGTTTTTGCTGCACACCGACACTTTCGTTTTTGACAGCACTGTCTTTTCGATGATGATGAATGAGTGCATGCAATCTTTGGATACAGCGGCGGTAGGTTGCGTCGAGCAATTGGATCGCGGCGTCCTTAGAGACACCTGGCGTTTGTCTTCGCGTTACTTCAAACACTATTTCCGCCGCGCAAAACAGCAATTGGGGTTGCCGTCCCGAGATCCAAAACCCTACCGGGAAACCCACCTGAAAAGCTTCTGCACCTTGTGGAATGCACGCTTGATCAAGGCTCACGGGCTGCATTTTTCGATGGACGACCGGGTCCCGGGATACACGCTGCAGGATCGTTTAAGCAGCCTTGGCTACGGCATCAAATGCCTCTCGCCACGGACGATTTTCCGCTACCTCGATCACATCCAGGCCGGCACGGTGGCCGCCACCGGTGTTTACGGCGCAAATCACCGCCGCACCACCATGTATCAGGAAACGCTCAAGCGCCTGCAGTTACAACGGGGCATGCGACCTGCCAAATCGTAA
- a CDS encoding VanW family protein, giving the protein MAILIRKLGDSDLALQHNKVINLKLAVAAIDGVTIAPGEYFSFCRLVGRPTRQRGYVEGMELSFGEARTGIGGGICQLSNLIHWMAIHSPLVVIERANHRFDPFPDDGRVLPFGSGAAIFYNYIDLVLHNPTDRSFQLKLKVGETQLEGELLCDRERAYRYHVFEVGHRFVREGERVYRENEIWREVREKGQVGALVERERLYRYRLIQMGVWHDSFVANEEETGSTGSTDQVELKSKPCS; this is encoded by the coding sequence TTGGCGATACTGATCCGCAAACTCGGCGACTCCGACCTCGCGCTGCAACACAACAAAGTCATCAACCTCAAACTCGCCGTCGCCGCCATCGATGGCGTCACCATCGCCCCCGGCGAATATTTCTCCTTCTGCCGCCTCGTCGGCCGCCCGACCCGCCAACGCGGCTACGTCGAAGGCATGGAACTCTCATTCGGCGAAGCCCGCACCGGCATTGGCGGCGGCATCTGCCAACTCAGCAACCTCATCCACTGGATGGCCATTCACTCACCCCTGGTCGTCATCGAACGCGCCAACCACAGGTTCGACCCCTTCCCGGACGACGGCCGCGTCCTGCCATTCGGCTCCGGCGCGGCGATCTTCTACAACTACATCGACCTGGTACTGCACAACCCGACGGATCGCAGCTTTCAGCTGAAGTTGAAAGTAGGGGAGACGCAGTTGGAGGGGGAATTGTTGTGTGATCGGGAGCGGGCTTATCGGTATCACGTGTTTGAAGTGGGGCATCGGTTTGTGCGGGAGGGGGAGCGGGTGTATCGGGAGAATGAGATTTGGCGGGAGGTGAGGGAAAAGGGGCAGGTGGGGGCGTTGGTGGAGAGGGAGCGGTTGTATCGCTACCGCTTGATCCAAATGGGTGTCTGGCACGACTCGTTCGTAGCCAATGAAGAGGAAACGGGTTCGACGGGTTCAACCGATCAGGTTGAGTTGAAGAGCAAACCCTGCAGTTGA